Within the Streptomyces sp. NBC_00554 genome, the region CTTTACGTGTCACACATACAAAGAAGGCCATTGCCGGTGGGGTGTTGTTCGCATCCCATGCTCGGCAATGGCCTCCTCGTCAGATCTGCTGTCGTCCGACACGCACGCGCGCGTGCCCACGTACGCGGACGACTGCTGTCGACCCTAGCGGGGTCGGGCGTCGATCGCGGTACGGACTCAGATGCCGACCTTGATGCGCACGAAGCGCTTCAGGGTGACACCGGCCTCGTCCAGGACCTTCTGGACGGACTTCTTCGGGTCCAGCGCGTACGGCTGACCGAGAAGGGTGGCGTCCTTGAAGAAGCCGTTGACGCGACCCTCGACGATCTTCGGAAGGGCGGCCTCGGGCTTGCCCTCGGCGCGGGTGGTCTCCTCGGCGACGCGGCGCTCGGACTCGACGACCTCGGCCGGAACGTCCTCCTTGGAGAGGTACTTCGGCGCGAAGGCGGCGATGTGCTGCGCGACACCGCGGGCGAGCTCGGCGTTGGCCTTGTCCAGCTCGACCAGGACACCGATCTGCGGGGGCAGGTCGGGCATGGTGCGGTGCATGTACGAGGCGACGTAGGCGCCGGAGAAGTCCGCGAAGCGGTCCAGGACGATCTTCTCGCCCAGGTTGGCGTTGGCCTCGTCGACGAACGCCTGAACCGTCTTGCCGGACTCGATCTCGGACGCGAGCAGCGCCTCGAGGTCGGCCGGGGAGGTCTTGACGACGTGCTCGGCGATCTGGTTGGCGACGGCCTGGAACTTCTCGCCCTTGGCGACGAAGTCCGTCTCGCACTTCAGCTCGACCAGGACACCGGAGGAGTTGTCGTCGGCGATGATCGAGACCACAGCGCCGTTCTCGGCGGAGCGGCCCTCGCGCTTGGCGACGCCCTTCTGGCCCTTGATCCGCAGCGCCTCGACGGCCTTGTCGACGTTGCCGTCGGCCTCGTCCAGCGCCTTCTTACAGTCCATCATGCCGGCGCCGGTGAGCTCACGGAGCTTCTTGACGTCGGCGGCGGTGTAGTTCGCCATGATTCCTGGAATCTCTCTCGAAGTCTGAAGATCTACGGGCCGAACGGCGGGGGCTTGGTGAGCCCCCGCCGTTCAGAACCCGAAGGGGTGAGGGGTCAGGCCTGCTCGGCGTCCGCGGCGGGGGCCTCGTCGGCGACCGGGGCTTCGGCGACCGGGGCTTCGGCGGCGGGCGCCTCGGCGACCGGAGCCTCAGCGACAACCTCGGCCTGCTCGGCGTCGGCAACCTTCTCGGTCTCGGCGGAGGTCTGGACCTCGGCGGCCGGAGCCTCGGCGTCGTCGGCCTTCTTCTCGCCCTCGAGCAGGTCGCGCTCCCACGCGGCGAGCGGCTCGCCCGCGGCCTTGTCACCCTCGGCGGCCTTGCCGGCACCGGAACGGGAGATGAGGCCCTCGGCGACGGCGTCGGCGATCACGCGGGTGAGCAGGGTGACGGAGCGGATCGCGTCGTCGTTGCCCGGGATCTTGTAGTCGACCTCGTCGGGGTCGCAGTTGGTGTCGAGGATGGCGACGACCGGGATGTTGAGCTTCCGGGCCTCACCGACCGCGATGTGCTCCTTCTTGGTGTCCACGATCCAGACGGCGCTGGGCACCTTCTGCATCTCGCGGATACCACCGAGGGTCTTCTCCAGCTTGGCCTTCTCGCGCGAGAGCACGAGAAGCTCCTTCTTGGTGAGACCCGACGCGGCGACGTCCTCGAAGTCGATCTGCTCGAGCTCCTTGAGGCGCTGCAGACGCTTGTAGACGGTCGAGAAGTTGGTGAGCATGCCGCCCAGCCAGCGCTGGTTGACGTAGGGCATGCCGACGCGGGTGGCCTGCTCGGCGATAGCCTCCTGCGCCTGCTTCTTCGTGCCGACGAACATGACCGTGCCGCCGTGGGCGACGGTCTCCTTGACGAACTCGTAGGCGCGGTCGATGTACGACAGCGACTGGAGCAGGTCGATGATGTAGATGCCGTTGCGCTCCGTGAAGATGAAGCGCTTCATCTTCGGGTTCCAACGACGGGTCTGGTGACCGAAGTGGACGCCGCTTTCCAGCAGCTCCCGCATCGTGACGACGGCCATGGCCGTTCTCCTTGGTGTTCTCGGTTGTGCCGCGCGTGCCGGACGGCACTCGCG harbors:
- the rpsB gene encoding 30S ribosomal protein S2; translation: MAVVTMRELLESGVHFGHQTRRWNPKMKRFIFTERNGIYIIDLLQSLSYIDRAYEFVKETVAHGGTVMFVGTKKQAQEAIAEQATRVGMPYVNQRWLGGMLTNFSTVYKRLQRLKELEQIDFEDVAASGLTKKELLVLSREKAKLEKTLGGIREMQKVPSAVWIVDTKKEHIAVGEARKLNIPVVAILDTNCDPDEVDYKIPGNDDAIRSVTLLTRVIADAVAEGLISRSGAGKAAEGDKAAGEPLAAWERDLLEGEKKADDAEAPAAEVQTSAETEKVADAEQAEVVAEAPVAEAPAAEAPVAEAPVADEAPAADAEQA
- the tsf gene encoding translation elongation factor Ts encodes the protein MANYTAADVKKLRELTGAGMMDCKKALDEADGNVDKAVEALRIKGQKGVAKREGRSAENGAVVSIIADDNSSGVLVELKCETDFVAKGEKFQAVANQIAEHVVKTSPADLEALLASEIESGKTVQAFVDEANANLGEKIVLDRFADFSGAYVASYMHRTMPDLPPQIGVLVELDKANAELARGVAQHIAAFAPKYLSKEDVPAEVVESERRVAEETTRAEGKPEAALPKIVEGRVNGFFKDATLLGQPYALDPKKSVQKVLDEAGVTLKRFVRIKVGI